A portion of the Deinococcus peraridilitoris DSM 19664 genome contains these proteins:
- a CDS encoding diguanylate cyclase domain-containing protein, which yields MTDQSLDNADSARPNPGAMQLDLWLRRAEELRNSDAHQALALGEQAREEATRLGDVSRLARSLLNCGRTRWTLGDYGTARHNLHEALAITEEHPDAETQIRCLMNLGLVDMDQGHYVPASAHFLRALRLSRQAALPIREAGCLNNLGGVHEYLGDYSQATEYYLQALQVFEQHDDPLDRIIVRVNLGTTCQQLRRTSQALEYYRQAWQLALASNNKRYQGMAALYQGECYRELQQPEQALDSLEQALQLLRDTGYRKGEAQALSALGDWYLSQEASRAAFSHYTHALELAGTLEDQQLTVSVLIRSASALLHAGEADSALHALRRALSLAEKLSLTAESSEAHERLSRYWELREDYFQALAHYKAFHACQQQLFNDAQDKRTQTLLIQHEVEQIRQSAEEQRSLAEQLQEAHQELNRAFEHNQQLLEQASFHAHHDVLTGLPNRLHFDQLLQQAIAQAARQNEMFAVMLLDLDGFKGVNDSLGHQAGDELIAQVAQRFRSCLQRDDVVARFGGDEFTAIVHCLSSPHDAQRIAERLLAVLQAPFFIHGEHVLVGVSIGVSLFPRDGQDITTLTARADSAMYQIKRSHKGAVQIYSADQVIPESCTPRTP from the coding sequence ATGACTGACCAGAGCCTTGACAACGCTGACTCCGCCCGGCCCAACCCAGGCGCCATGCAGCTTGACCTGTGGCTTCGTAGGGCCGAGGAGCTCCGAAACAGCGATGCCCACCAGGCGCTCGCACTGGGCGAACAGGCGCGCGAAGAGGCCACTCGTCTCGGTGACGTCAGCCGACTGGCCCGCAGCCTGCTCAACTGTGGACGCACCCGCTGGACGCTGGGCGATTACGGCACTGCCCGGCACAACTTGCATGAAGCACTGGCCATCACCGAAGAGCACCCTGACGCCGAAACCCAGATTCGCTGCCTCATGAACCTCGGGCTTGTCGACATGGACCAGGGCCATTACGTGCCCGCTTCTGCCCACTTTCTCAGGGCTTTACGACTGAGCCGTCAGGCCGCGCTGCCCATTCGCGAAGCGGGCTGCCTGAACAACCTTGGTGGCGTTCACGAGTATCTGGGTGATTATTCGCAGGCCACCGAGTACTACCTCCAGGCCTTACAGGTCTTTGAGCAGCACGATGACCCCCTGGACCGCATCATCGTTCGTGTCAACCTGGGAACCACGTGTCAGCAACTGCGACGCACAAGTCAGGCGCTGGAGTACTACCGCCAGGCCTGGCAACTGGCCTTGGCCAGCAATAACAAGCGCTACCAGGGCATGGCAGCACTCTACCAGGGGGAGTGCTACCGTGAACTGCAACAGCCTGAGCAGGCGCTCGATTCCCTTGAGCAGGCCCTGCAGTTGCTGCGTGACACCGGCTACCGCAAGGGGGAAGCGCAGGCGCTCAGCGCTCTCGGAGACTGGTACCTCAGTCAGGAAGCCAGCCGGGCTGCCTTCTCGCATTACACCCACGCACTTGAACTGGCGGGCACCCTTGAAGACCAGCAGCTCACGGTCAGTGTCTTGATTCGTTCGGCCAGCGCCCTGCTGCACGCTGGAGAGGCCGACTCTGCGCTCCACGCCCTGCGGCGCGCCCTGTCGCTGGCCGAGAAGCTCAGTTTGACGGCCGAGAGCAGTGAAGCGCACGAGCGCCTGTCGCGGTACTGGGAACTCAGAGAAGATTATTTTCAGGCACTCGCGCACTACAAAGCCTTTCATGCGTGTCAGCAGCAACTGTTCAACGACGCTCAGGACAAACGCACGCAAACCCTGCTGATTCAGCACGAAGTCGAGCAGATTCGCCAGAGTGCCGAAGAGCAGCGCTCGCTGGCCGAGCAGCTGCAGGAAGCCCATCAGGAACTCAACCGGGCCTTTGAGCACAACCAGCAGCTGCTGGAGCAGGCCAGTTTTCATGCGCACCACGATGTCCTGACGGGCCTGCCCAACCGATTGCATTTTGACCAGCTGCTGCAGCAGGCCATCGCGCAGGCAGCCCGGCAGAACGAAATGTTCGCCGTGATGCTGCTTGACCTCGACGGCTTTAAAGGGGTCAACGATTCGCTGGGCCACCAGGCAGGCGATGAGCTGATCGCTCAGGTGGCCCAACGCTTCCGGTCGTGCCTCCAGCGTGACGACGTCGTCGCGCGCTTCGGAGGAGACGAGTTCACGGCCATCGTGCATTGCCTGTCGTCACCGCACGACGCGCAGCGTATCGCCGAGCGTCTGCTTGCTGTTCTGCAAGCTCCCTTTTTCATTCACGGTGAACACGTGCTGGTCGGCGTGTCCATTGGCGTAAGCCTCTTCCCGCGTGACGGTCAGGACATCACAACCCTGACGGCGCGCGCGGACAGCGCCATGTACCAGATCAAACGCAGCCACAAGGGAGCCGTGCAAATCTACAGCGCAGATCAGGTCATACCAGAAAGCTGTACCCCACGCACGCCGTGA
- a CDS encoding transglycosylase domain-containing protein, which yields MTGVVASGFVALLAFLGGLFAWGRDLPSVSDLDVLEFSGQSRVFDRDGQLVGTLAPSLSNGARVNRTLLKLDQVSPFLRDAVVTSEDRRFFNHHGIDFLGIARGLWRGLRGDLEGGSTLTQQLVKNTLLADLEGARTPERKFKEAILAVQVDRNFSKDEILGAYLNVIYWGSGGRTDIIGAATASRSYLQKDARNLNLAESVYLATLIPSPGRYFNYPGYRSLMRSLLERMVEDGRVSRAQADAAWRFPLQPAGWRVRYDAQGNIVSATLVDKSAKNRNTPVPPGRAHLHFLQAVERELIRLYGRKAVYSGTGLKVYTTMDLQAQTAAERASRDARLPEGATLGMAFVEPGTGEVLALVGQKLEGFVAGEWNNATQARRQVGSAIKPLLYTLALEKGGQQYDTVLDAPISGDYQPRNYSGRYLGTPVTLRYALNHSLNLPTVRLAQEVGVRNLERKLSDLGLSVPTDAGLSLAIGTLEASPLQLASAYATFANGGEWHEPRVLRRVVAPDGRALPLPTYASRRVWDAQTAFLGLDMLRGVVNDLGRGQGGLAWRARIPGWDVGGKTGTTNDVKDLWFAGVTPGVAGAVWVGRQEGGAMPENAYSGDIAAPVWQQAVAGALAGRTPQAFGAPEGVAFQFVRGVRMAVKEDSPGLSAGVRRFFERSPAPRPQRERPQEAPAPTLEEAPLPEAAPTEIPPTPDEPSGLPQPEDLQPTMPEPSAPEVPTPSEPIPSEPVPAEQPPLPGEDFPTDTVPVPQDLQPLPEPVPPVPDTSLVPEGQQYLPPEEPQSVGAVDNTY from the coding sequence ATGACCGGTGTTGTCGCTTCGGGATTTGTCGCCCTGCTGGCCTTTCTGGGCGGGCTCTTCGCCTGGGGCCGCGATCTGCCCAGCGTGTCGGACCTTGACGTGCTGGAATTCTCCGGGCAAAGCCGCGTCTTCGACCGGGACGGTCAGCTGGTCGGCACCCTCGCACCGTCGCTCTCCAACGGTGCGCGCGTGAACCGCACGTTGCTGAAGCTCGATCAGGTGAGCCCTTTTCTGCGCGACGCGGTGGTGACAAGCGAGGACCGGCGGTTTTTCAATCACCACGGCATCGATTTTCTGGGCATCGCGCGTGGTCTGTGGCGCGGTTTGCGGGGTGATCTGGAAGGCGGCTCCACCCTGACGCAGCAGCTGGTAAAAAACACCCTGCTGGCCGATCTGGAAGGTGCGCGCACGCCCGAACGCAAATTCAAGGAAGCGATTCTGGCGGTCCAGGTCGACCGCAACTTCAGCAAAGACGAGATTCTCGGCGCCTACCTGAACGTCATCTACTGGGGATCGGGTGGCCGGACCGACATCATCGGCGCGGCCACGGCCTCGCGTTCTTACCTGCAAAAAGACGCCCGTAACCTCAACCTGGCCGAGAGCGTTTATCTCGCCACGCTGATTCCCTCGCCGGGCCGGTATTTCAATTACCCGGGTTACCGTTCCCTGATGCGCAGCCTGCTCGAGCGCATGGTGGAGGACGGCCGTGTCAGTCGCGCTCAGGCCGACGCGGCCTGGCGTTTCCCGCTGCAACCGGCCGGCTGGCGGGTCCGGTACGACGCACAGGGCAACATCGTTTCGGCCACCCTGGTCGACAAGAGCGCCAAGAACCGCAACACACCCGTGCCCCCCGGCCGCGCGCACCTGCATTTCCTGCAGGCCGTCGAGCGGGAGCTGATTCGGCTGTATGGACGCAAAGCGGTGTACTCGGGCACGGGCCTCAAGGTCTACACCACCATGGACCTGCAGGCCCAGACGGCAGCCGAGCGGGCGTCGCGTGACGCCCGTCTGCCCGAGGGGGCTACGCTGGGCATGGCCTTCGTGGAGCCGGGCACCGGCGAGGTGCTGGCCCTGGTGGGGCAGAAGCTTGAGGGTTTCGTGGCGGGAGAGTGGAACAACGCGACGCAGGCCAGGCGGCAGGTGGGCAGCGCCATCAAGCCGCTGCTTTACACCCTGGCCCTCGAGAAAGGCGGTCAGCAGTACGATACGGTGCTCGACGCGCCCATCAGCGGTGATTATCAACCCAGGAATTACAGTGGCCGCTATCTCGGTACGCCCGTGACGCTGCGCTATGCCCTTAACCACAGTCTGAATCTGCCCACCGTACGGCTGGCCCAGGAGGTCGGCGTGCGCAACCTGGAACGCAAACTGAGCGATCTGGGACTGTCGGTGCCGACGGACGCCGGGTTGTCGCTGGCCATCGGCACCCTGGAAGCCAGCCCGCTGCAGCTCGCGAGCGCTTACGCCACCTTCGCGAACGGGGGCGAATGGCACGAACCGCGCGTGTTGCGCCGCGTCGTTGCGCCGGACGGCCGGGCGCTACCGCTGCCCACTTACGCTTCACGGCGGGTATGGGACGCGCAGACAGCCTTCCTGGGCCTCGACATGCTGCGCGGCGTGGTCAACGATTTGGGTCGTGGGCAGGGCGGCTTGGCCTGGCGGGCGCGCATTCCCGGCTGGGACGTGGGCGGCAAGACCGGTACCACCAACGACGTCAAGGACCTGTGGTTCGCGGGCGTGACGCCGGGTGTGGCGGGCGCAGTGTGGGTGGGCAGGCAGGAAGGGGGCGCGATGCCGGAGAACGCTTACAGCGGCGACATTGCCGCGCCGGTCTGGCAACAGGCCGTCGCCGGCGCCCTCGCGGGCCGCACGCCGCAGGCCTTCGGCGCGCCCGAGGGTGTGGCTTTTCAGTTCGTGCGGGGCGTGCGCATGGCTGTCAAAGAAGACAGCCCCGGTCTCAGCGCGGGTGTGCGGCGTTTCTTTGAGCGTTCACCCGCGCCCCGGCCGCAAAGGGAGCGCCCCCAGGAAGCTCCCGCGCCCACGCTCGAAGAGGCGCCACTGCCAGAAGCTGCGCCCACCGAGATCCCTCCTACCCCGGACGAACCCTCCGGGCTGCCGCAACCCGAGGATCTGCAACCCACCATGCCCGAGCCTTCGGCGCCCGAAGTTCCCACTCCCAGTGAGCCCATCCCGAGTGAACCGGTGCCGGCCGAACAGCCCCCGCTTCCCGGAGAGGACTTTCCGACGGACACCGTACCCGTACCCCAGGATTTGCAGCCGCTGCCCGAACCGGTGCCACCGGTGCCGGATACCTCGCTCGTGCCGGAAGGTCAGCAATACCTGCCCCCAGAGGAGCCGCAAAGCGTCGGGGCAGTCGACAATACCTACTAA
- the gcvP gene encoding aminomethyl-transferring glycine dehydrogenase — MKPLNELLDFNAFTGRHLGPTEREQQSMLAELGLESLDELVETTLPESIRFKGDLKIGPGVSEAQALAELKTAAQKNKLYRSFIGTGYYGTLTPGVILRNLLENPGWYTAYTPYQAEISQGRLEMLLNFQQVVMDLTGMEVANASLLDEATAAAEAMTLAKRSGKSRSNTFFVASDVHPQTLDVIRTRAEYFGYEVVVGDAEGELPECFAALVQYPGTYGHVRDLAPFTEKVHAAGALAIVATDLLALTVLTPPGELGADIVVGNSQRFGVPMGFGGPHAAFFACKDEFKRSMPGRVIGVSKDSRGRRALRMAMQTREQHIRREKATSNICTAQALLANMAAAYAVYHGPEGLRTIGERVSRLTGILHRALTNAGIQPQEAFFDTLSFQTSSTGAVRTRALSKGINLRFEIDTVSVSLDETTTLQDVSDLVEVITGEHVDVSALNDTAPSGIPAALTRTSSYLTHPVFNTHHSESAMLRYLKLLENKDYSLVHGMIPLGSCTMKLNASSEMAPVTWPEFAHIHPFAPQDQTEGYAEMIGELEAWLADITGYDAVSMQPNSGAQGEYAGLLVIRKYHEARGEGHRNVCLIPSSAHGTNPASAAMMGMQVVVTKTDENGNIDLADLREKAEQHSANLGALMITYPSTHGVYEEHVKEVCDLIHQHGGQVYMDGANMNAQVGLSKPGLIGSDVSHLNLHKTFAIPHGGGGPGMGPIGVKAHLAPYLPNHAVRPVSESSTGAVSAAPYGSGAILPISYLYIKMLGSEGLKIATQVAVLNANYIAKKLEGHYSVLYKGMNGRVAHECIIDVRPLKAATGITEEDIAKRLMDYGFHAPTMSFPVPGTLMIEPTESEPKEELDRFIEAMVQIRREIREVEDGLIKAEETALRHAPHTMDDLVDAEWQRAYSREQAVFPTRHTRGAKYWPTVNRVDNVYGDRNFFCSCPPVEEYADFEFSQ; from the coding sequence ATGAAGCCCCTCAACGAACTTCTCGATTTTAATGCCTTCACCGGGCGTCACCTCGGACCGACCGAGCGCGAACAGCAGTCGATGCTGGCCGAGCTGGGCCTGGAGAGTCTCGACGAACTGGTCGAAACGACCCTGCCCGAGAGCATCCGCTTCAAGGGTGACTTAAAAATCGGCCCGGGCGTCAGCGAAGCGCAGGCGCTCGCCGAACTGAAAACCGCCGCGCAGAAGAACAAGCTTTACCGCAGCTTTATCGGCACCGGCTACTACGGCACCCTCACGCCCGGCGTGATTTTGCGCAACCTGCTCGAAAACCCCGGCTGGTACACCGCCTACACTCCCTATCAGGCTGAAATTTCGCAGGGTCGGCTGGAGATGCTGCTCAACTTCCAGCAGGTCGTGATGGACCTCACCGGCATGGAAGTCGCCAACGCCAGCCTGCTCGACGAGGCCACCGCCGCCGCGGAGGCCATGACCCTCGCCAAACGGTCGGGCAAGAGCAGGAGCAACACCTTTTTCGTCGCCTCCGACGTGCATCCGCAGACCCTTGACGTCATTCGCACCCGCGCCGAGTACTTCGGCTACGAGGTCGTGGTGGGCGACGCTGAAGGGGAATTGCCCGAGTGCTTCGCGGCGCTGGTGCAGTACCCCGGCACCTACGGGCACGTGCGCGACCTTGCGCCCTTCACCGAAAAGGTGCACGCCGCCGGAGCGCTCGCCATTGTCGCGACCGACCTGCTCGCGCTGACCGTGCTGACCCCTCCCGGTGAACTGGGCGCGGACATCGTGGTCGGCAATTCGCAGCGCTTCGGGGTGCCGATGGGCTTCGGCGGTCCGCATGCGGCCTTTTTTGCCTGCAAGGACGAATTCAAGCGCTCGATGCCGGGGCGCGTGATCGGGGTCAGCAAGGACAGCCGTGGACGGCGTGCCCTGCGCATGGCGATGCAAACCCGCGAGCAGCACATCCGCCGCGAGAAGGCGACCAGCAACATCTGCACCGCGCAGGCGCTGCTGGCCAACATGGCCGCCGCGTACGCCGTTTATCACGGCCCCGAGGGCCTGAGGACCATCGGCGAGCGGGTCTCGCGCCTCACGGGCATCCTGCACCGGGCGCTGACGAACGCCGGGATTCAGCCGCAGGAAGCGTTTTTCGATACCCTCAGCTTCCAGACCTCCTCGACGGGCGCCGTGCGAACGCGGGCGCTCTCCAAGGGCATCAATCTGCGCTTTGAAATCGATACCGTCAGTGTCTCGCTCGACGAGACGACGACCCTGCAAGACGTCTCGGACCTTGTGGAAGTCATCACGGGTGAGCACGTGGACGTGTCGGCCCTGAACGACACTGCCCCGAGCGGCATTCCTGCCGCCCTGACGCGCACCAGCAGCTACCTGACGCACCCGGTGTTCAACACCCATCACAGTGAAAGCGCCATGCTGCGTTATCTGAAGCTGCTGGAAAACAAGGACTACAGTCTCGTGCACGGGATGATCCCGCTGGGGTCGTGCACCATGAAACTCAACGCCAGCAGCGAGATGGCGCCCGTGACGTGGCCGGAGTTCGCGCACATTCATCCCTTCGCTCCCCAGGACCAGACTGAAGGTTACGCCGAGATGATCGGTGAGCTCGAAGCCTGGCTGGCTGACATCACCGGCTACGACGCCGTGAGCATGCAGCCCAACAGCGGCGCGCAGGGCGAGTACGCGGGCCTGCTGGTGATCCGCAAGTACCATGAGGCGCGCGGTGAAGGGCACCGTAACGTCTGCCTGATTCCCTCCAGCGCGCACGGCACCAACCCCGCGAGCGCCGCCATGATGGGCATGCAGGTCGTGGTGACGAAAACCGACGAGAACGGCAACATCGACCTCGCCGATCTGCGCGAAAAGGCCGAGCAGCACAGCGCCAACTTGGGCGCCCTGATGATCACGTACCCCTCCACGCACGGGGTGTACGAGGAGCACGTGAAGGAAGTCTGCGACCTGATTCACCAGCATGGCGGGCAGGTCTACATGGACGGCGCCAACATGAACGCACAAGTCGGCCTGAGCAAGCCCGGACTGATCGGCAGCGACGTCAGCCACCTGAACCTCCACAAGACCTTTGCCATTCCGCACGGCGGCGGCGGCCCCGGCATGGGCCCTATTGGCGTGAAGGCACACCTCGCACCGTACCTGCCCAACCACGCCGTGCGCCCGGTCAGCGAAAGCTCCACGGGCGCCGTCAGTGCGGCCCCGTACGGCAGCGGCGCCATCCTGCCCATTTCGTACCTGTACATCAAGATGCTGGGCAGCGAGGGCCTGAAGATCGCCACGCAGGTCGCGGTCTTGAACGCGAACTACATCGCCAAGAAGCTGGAAGGGCACTACAGCGTGCTGTACAAGGGCATGAACGGCCGCGTCGCGCACGAGTGCATCATCGATGTGAGACCCCTGAAGGCCGCGACGGGCATCACCGAGGAAGACATCGCCAAGCGGCTCATGGACTACGGCTTCCACGCGCCCACCATGAGCTTCCCCGTGCCCGGCACCCTGATGATCGAACCCACCGAAAGCGAACCCAAGGAAGAACTCGACCGCTTTATCGAGGCGATGGTGCAGATTCGCCGGGAGATCCGCGAAGTCGAGGACGGCCTCATCAAGGCCGAGGAGACGGCGCTGCGCCACGCGCCACACACCATGGACGACCTGGTGGACGCCGAATGGCAGCGGGCGTACTCGCGCGAGCAAGCCGTGTTCCCCACAAGGCACACGAGAGGTGCGAAGTACTGGCCGACCGTGAATCGGGTGGACAACGTGTACGGCGACCGTAACTTCTTCTGCTCCTGCCCGCCTGTGGAGGAGTACGCCGACTTCGAGTTCAGTCAGTAA
- a CDS encoding MurR/RpiR family transcriptional regulator → MTREPYGPAGALSRLRAQLELLTPAQRRTASYVLASPQKVLYQTVTEVAEASSAGEATVIRLTRDLGFRGFQDFKLALAADLAAPAASEAVGASSRGLIARAAQHADTAIRETRKVLGEADLQAALDALAAAPRVLICGQGASGVTALDFAYKLLRLGLNVNATLDPHLATMYAATLPPGSVALGISRSGSTVDTVQVLRVAQERGLFTVALTHRAKSPITRHADCALYTASPEDPLDGGAIASKIGQLLVLEALFLGLTLRLPDARQAIHDTAAAVVDKSY, encoded by the coding sequence GTGACACGTGAACCCTACGGACCGGCCGGAGCGCTCAGCCGACTGCGGGCACAGCTCGAGTTGCTCACGCCTGCGCAACGGCGTACGGCGTCCTACGTGCTGGCCTCCCCGCAGAAGGTGCTGTATCAGACGGTCACCGAAGTAGCCGAAGCGAGCAGTGCCGGTGAAGCCACCGTGATTCGCCTCACGCGGGATCTGGGGTTTCGGGGCTTTCAGGATTTCAAGCTGGCGCTGGCTGCCGACCTTGCCGCTCCCGCCGCGAGCGAGGCGGTGGGCGCCTCCTCGCGGGGACTGATCGCACGTGCCGCGCAGCACGCCGACACGGCGATCCGCGAAACCCGCAAGGTCCTGGGCGAGGCAGATCTGCAAGCTGCCCTGGACGCGCTGGCGGCAGCCCCCCGGGTGCTGATCTGTGGTCAGGGGGCCAGCGGCGTGACCGCCCTCGACTTCGCCTACAAGCTGTTGCGCCTTGGACTGAACGTGAACGCCACACTCGATCCGCATCTGGCCACCATGTACGCTGCCACCCTTCCGCCAGGTTCGGTCGCGCTGGGCATCAGCCGCTCGGGCAGTACCGTCGACACCGTACAGGTGCTGCGGGTCGCCCAGGAACGCGGCCTGTTCACGGTGGCACTGACCCACCGCGCCAAAAGCCCCATCACCCGCCACGCTGACTGCGCCCTCTACACGGCCAGCCCCGAAGATCCACTGGACGGAGGCGCGATTGCCAGCAAAATCGGGCAGCTGCTCGTCCTCGAAGCGCTCTTTCTGGGACTGACGCTGCGTCTGCCAGACGCCCGACAAGCCATTCATGACACGGCGGCCGCGGTGGTGGACAAAAGTTACTGA
- the gcvH gene encoding glycine cleavage system protein GcvH: protein MNIPSDLKYLKSHEWIKVDGPDSSGNTVATVGITDFAQDQLGDVVYVELPEVGREVRAGEAVAVVESVKTASDIYAPASGIITEVNSELAGSPERVNENPYERGWLFRMTVSEVGQVLDASEYEAIAQ, encoded by the coding sequence ATGAACATTCCCAGCGACCTGAAATACCTCAAAAGCCACGAGTGGATCAAAGTTGACGGCCCGGACTCTTCTGGAAACACGGTGGCCACCGTCGGCATCACCGATTTCGCGCAGGACCAGCTGGGTGATGTGGTGTACGTGGAGCTCCCCGAAGTTGGCCGCGAGGTACGTGCCGGTGAAGCCGTCGCGGTGGTCGAGAGCGTCAAGACGGCCAGCGACATCTATGCGCCCGCAAGCGGCATCATCACCGAAGTGAACAGTGAGCTGGCCGGCAGTCCCGAGCGTGTCAACGAGAATCCCTACGAGCGCGGCTGGCTTTTCCGCATGACCGTTTCGGAAGTCGGTCAGGTCCTGGACGCCAGCGAGTACGAAGCCATCGCACAGTAA
- the gcvT gene encoding glycine cleavage system aminomethyltransferase GcvT gives MSQENLKKTPLHEAHGRAGARMVPFGGWDMPVQYAGVMSEHQAVRESAGVFDVSHMGEFRVSGPGALDFLQYATTNDVSKLKVGRAQYNLLPNERGGLVDDIYIYRLDEEEYLIVVNASNVDKDFAHLQQLAQHHDVTLNDESDAWGLLAVQGPKTAELLQAHVDTDLNARKKNSVFHTKLFGFPVMLARTGYTGEDGFEIFVDSDRAEVVWDKLLAIGFTPAGLGARDTLRLEAGFPLYGHEFGDDIHPLSSHYTWVVKDTKDFHGRDRILGEAPQQKLVGLKLDKVIAREGYAVKSGGEVIGRVTSGSMSPTLKEPIAMALIDASRLTGGDLAIEIRGKDHPARLADLPFLQK, from the coding sequence GTGAGTCAAGAAAACCTGAAAAAAACACCGCTTCACGAAGCGCACGGTCGCGCCGGTGCGCGCATGGTGCCCTTCGGCGGCTGGGACATGCCGGTTCAATACGCGGGTGTGATGAGCGAGCATCAGGCCGTGCGCGAAAGCGCCGGGGTCTTCGACGTGTCACACATGGGCGAATTCCGCGTGAGCGGGCCGGGCGCGCTGGATTTTCTGCAATACGCCACCACCAACGACGTGAGCAAGCTCAAGGTGGGGCGCGCGCAGTACAACCTGCTGCCCAACGAGCGCGGCGGCCTGGTCGATGACATCTACATCTACCGCCTGGACGAAGAAGAGTACCTGATCGTCGTGAACGCCAGCAATGTCGACAAGGACTTCGCACACCTGCAGCAACTCGCGCAGCACCATGACGTGACCCTCAACGACGAATCGGACGCCTGGGGCCTGCTGGCCGTGCAGGGCCCCAAGACCGCCGAACTGCTGCAGGCCCACGTCGATACCGACCTGAACGCCAGAAAGAAAAACAGCGTCTTCCACACCAAGCTGTTCGGCTTTCCGGTGATGCTGGCCCGCACGGGCTACACCGGCGAGGACGGCTTCGAGATCTTTGTGGACAGCGACAGGGCCGAGGTCGTATGGGACAAGCTGCTGGCCATCGGCTTCACGCCGGCCGGTCTCGGCGCGCGTGACACCCTGCGGCTCGAGGCCGGCTTTCCCCTGTACGGTCACGAATTTGGCGACGACATTCACCCTCTCAGCAGTCACTACACCTGGGTCGTGAAAGACACCAAGGACTTTCACGGCCGCGACCGCATTCTGGGTGAAGCGCCGCAGCAGAAGCTGGTCGGCCTGAAACTCGATAAGGTCATCGCTCGTGAAGGCTACGCCGTCAAGAGCGGCGGCGAGGTCATTGGGCGGGTCACAAGCGGCAGCATGAGCCCTACCCTCAAGGAGCCCATCGCCATGGCCCTCATCGACGCCAGCCGGCTCACCGGTGGTGACCTCGCCATCGAGATTCGCGGCAAAGATCACCCGGCGCGTCTCGCCGACCTGCCGTTTTTGCAGAAGTAA